TGAACGGCGTTGCGGCGGCAATCAAGATAACCAGCGGCCAGTACAGCAGCGGGTGTTGCCAGTATTGTTCGAGTTTACGGAAAATATTCATGCTTTAAATGGTATTGAGGCCGTCTGAAAAGTTTTCAGACGGCAGGGAAACAAAATCAATCTTTTTGAAACAATTTCATTGCAGGCAGGACGATTGCGCAAGCTAAGGCACCGGCGGCTACTCCGACCACCAGATTGGCGATATGTTCCATCATGCCGCTGTCCCAATGCTGCGCGTGGAGGAAATCGTGCAAAAAGCCAAGGTTGTGGGCGATTAGTCCGCCGCCGACCAAGAACATCGCCAGCGTGCCGACAATGCTCAAGCCACGCATAAACCAAGGCATAAATGAAATCAAACCGCGTCCGATGCCTTGTACGGCGGCGCTTTTTTGGCGCATCAACATCATACCGAGGTCGTCAAGTTTGACGATGATGCCGACCAAACCATAGACCAATGCAGTCATGCCGACACCGATGGCAGCCATAACCAAAGAACGCGTCATCAGGTCATATTTTTCAACAACACCCAGCGCGATAATGATGATTTCGGCGGAGAGGATGAAATCTGTACGGACCGCGCCTTTTACTTTTGTTTTTTCGTCTGTGACTTCAGGCTCGGCATCGTGTCCGTCTTCGTGTTCATTGCGGTGCAGAAATTTGTGCAACAGTTTTTCCACGCCTTCAAAACACAAATAAACACCGCCGATCATCAGCAAGGGCGTAATCAGCGCAGGCAGGAAAGCGGAAAGCAACAGCGCAAGCGGCACCAGAATCAGCTTGTTGACCAGAGAGCCTTTTGCCA
The sequence above is a segment of the Neisseria perflava genome. Coding sequences within it:
- a CDS encoding DUF808 domain-containing protein encodes the protein MAFASLFTLLDDITAVLDDVAMMTKVAAKKTAGVVGDDLALNANQVTGVSAERELPIIWAVAKGSLVNKLILVPLALLLSAFLPALITPLLMIGGVYLCFEGVEKLLHKFLHRNEHEDGHDAEPEVTDEKTKVKGAVRTDFILSAEIIIIALGVVEKYDLMTRSLVMAAIGVGMTALVYGLVGIIVKLDDLGMMLMRQKSAAVQGIGRGLISFMPWFMRGLSIVGTLAMFLVGGGLIAHNLGFLHDFLHAQHWDSGMMEHIANLVVGVAAGALACAIVLPAMKLFQKD